One genomic window of Mucilaginibacter sp. SJ includes the following:
- a CDS encoding response regulator, which produces MIAERSPANTWIVDDDSIYVYGLKKLISIKELNTQLSHFVNGEEAIYALKKANEDHNLPDVILLDINMPVMDGWEFMHEFAKIKPQTGKKIAVYIVSSSVDLNDIHRAKNISEVSDYLFKPVRINQLKEVFDNVPQ; this is translated from the coding sequence ATGATTGCAGAGCGAAGTCCAGCTAACACCTGGATTGTGGATGATGACAGTATTTACGTTTACGGCCTAAAAAAATTAATAAGCATAAAGGAGCTGAATACCCAATTAAGCCATTTTGTAAATGGAGAAGAAGCCATTTACGCATTGAAAAAAGCAAACGAAGATCATAACTTACCCGATGTGATATTACTGGATATTAATATGCCGGTTATGGATGGATGGGAGTTTATGCATGAGTTTGCGAAAATAAAACCCCAAACGGGGAAAAAGATCGCTGTTTATATCGTGAGTTCGTCAGTTGATCTTAACGATATCCACCGGGCTAAAAATATTTCTGAGGTTTCTGACTATCTGTTCAAACCTGTAAGAATAAATCAGTTAAAAGAAGTTTTTGATAACGTACCACAGTAG
- a CDS encoding PAS domain-containing sensor histidine kinase, translating into MSFFEKGKLSGDDVHLTPLINDLDTGIWKYNFNTREVKWSTGFYTLLGYQVNEIECDAYTFFEHLLYHGDKAFFFNAINNRITEDTPPLQLRFLTKKNGYLWFQTTIRKLDDEHGSIVYGSLVNINRYKQDDLLSAHNQITNDDAFKTARLGIWEIDPQNINAIVLSKQVYDLFDLQNHLKLSVEEFISFFEPPYRPVLQNAINHTVQDSKPFDIELLLRSAKNNMLWLKVKAVPVIDHLGKCTSVKGVIQDIDSEKRKLLKLEQSINLLTDQNRRLQNFAYIVSHNLRSHTGNLQFMVNLFEQTETTEEREEIFSHIKTISDSLDLTIEHINEIVKIQTEITKEQKMVELEPMFKNICSALKNNIEAINAHIEGDFKQCREISYIPAYMESILQNLLTNSLKYSHPDRQPIIKCYTLTEGKHIYLIFEDNGLGIDLDRYGDKIFGMYKTFHQNTDAKGIGLFITRNQIEALGGSIKVDSTVNVGTKFTIRLV; encoded by the coding sequence ATGAGTTTTTTTGAAAAGGGTAAACTTTCCGGCGATGATGTACATCTTACCCCTTTGATCAATGATCTGGATACGGGGATCTGGAAGTACAATTTCAATACAAGGGAAGTAAAATGGTCAACAGGCTTCTATACGCTGTTAGGTTATCAAGTCAATGAAATTGAATGTGATGCTTATACTTTTTTTGAACATTTGCTTTACCACGGCGATAAAGCGTTTTTTTTCAACGCCATTAACAACAGGATAACGGAAGACACACCGCCGCTTCAATTACGTTTTTTAACAAAAAAAAACGGATACCTGTGGTTTCAAACCACTATCAGAAAACTGGACGACGAGCATGGCAGTATAGTTTACGGTTCGCTTGTAAACATCAACCGTTACAAACAAGATGACCTATTATCGGCACATAACCAAATCACTAATGATGATGCCTTTAAAACAGCACGATTAGGCATTTGGGAAATTGATCCTCAAAATATCAACGCCATTGTGCTGTCAAAACAGGTATATGATTTATTTGATCTTCAAAATCATTTAAAACTCAGCGTTGAAGAGTTTATTAGTTTTTTTGAGCCTCCGTACCGGCCTGTTTTACAAAATGCTATTAACCATACCGTTCAAGATAGCAAGCCTTTTGATATTGAACTGCTTTTACGTTCGGCCAAAAACAATATGTTATGGTTAAAAGTAAAGGCTGTACCTGTGATTGATCACCTGGGTAAATGCACATCTGTTAAAGGGGTTATTCAGGATATTGACAGTGAAAAAAGAAAGTTGCTGAAACTTGAACAGTCGATAAATTTACTGACCGACCAAAACCGCCGCCTGCAAAACTTCGCGTACATTGTTTCACATAATCTTCGTTCGCATACGGGCAATCTTCAATTTATGGTAAACCTGTTTGAACAAACCGAAACAACTGAAGAACGGGAGGAGATCTTTTCGCATATTAAAACTATCAGCGACAGCCTGGACCTAACCATCGAACACATCAACGAAATAGTTAAGATTCAAACCGAAATTACCAAGGAGCAGAAGATGGTTGAATTGGAGCCAATGTTCAAAAACATTTGCTCAGCATTAAAAAATAACATTGAGGCCATAAATGCCCATATTGAAGGTGACTTTAAGCAATGCCGCGAGATCAGTTATATACCGGCTTACATGGAAAGTATTTTACAAAACCTGCTTACCAACTCCTTAAAATACAGTCACCCCGACAGGCAGCCCATTATAAAATGCTATACCTTAACAGAAGGAAAACATATTTATCTCATTTTTGAAGATAATGGCCTTGGTATTGATCTTGACCGTTATGGCGATAAGATTTTTGGCATGTACAAAACATTTCATCAAAATACGGATGCCAAAGGCATTGGCTTATTTATAACCCGTAACCAGATTGAAGCATTAGGCGGAAGCATTAAAGTTGACAGCACGGTAAACGTTGGCACAAAATTTACTATCAGATTGGTATAA
- a CDS encoding DNA alkylation repair protein, whose product MDAVPFIIEQLKEKADAAYLKGMARFGIDSSQALGVKLPEIRKLAKVIKKDHELALALWDTQIHEARLLASMIADPKQVTPELMDRWTGDFYSWDICDQVCGNLFDRTPFAINKAVEYGAHEREFVKRAGFVLMAEYAVHNKTAPDEIFTNLFPIMEREAWDNRNFVKKAINWALRQIGKRNNILKVKAINTARNIYSQPSKSAKWIAKNALDELISK is encoded by the coding sequence ATGGATGCCGTACCATTTATAATTGAACAGCTTAAAGAAAAAGCTGATGCTGCGTACCTAAAAGGGATGGCCCGTTTTGGTATTGATAGCTCACAAGCTTTGGGTGTAAAATTGCCGGAGATCCGTAAACTGGCGAAGGTCATTAAAAAAGATCATGAGCTGGCATTGGCACTTTGGGATACGCAAATACATGAAGCCCGGTTGCTGGCCTCCATGATAGCCGATCCTAAACAGGTTACCCCCGAACTAATGGACAGGTGGACCGGCGACTTTTATTCATGGGATATTTGCGACCAGGTTTGCGGTAATCTTTTTGACCGCACCCCATTCGCCATTAATAAAGCTGTTGAATATGGTGCCCATGAGCGGGAATTTGTAAAACGTGCCGGTTTCGTTTTAATGGCCGAATATGCAGTTCATAATAAAACGGCGCCCGACGAAATATTTACAAACCTGTTTCCTATTATGGAGCGGGAAGCCTGGGATAACCGGAACTTTGTTAAAAAAGCTATTAACTGGGCTTTGCGCCAAATAGGTAAACGGAATAATATATTAAAAGTTAAAGCCATTAACACTGCACGAAATATATATAGTCAGCCCAGCAAATCGGCCAAATGGATTGCAAAAAACGCGCTTGATGAACTAATAAGCAAATAA
- a CDS encoding YciI family protein — MKKALLIIASVALSLNCVAQNIPASKPVYDAALAKKLGADDYGMKKYVMAFLKEGPTQLKDSTANMQLQMAHLKNIGRLAAEGKLVVAGPFLDNQPLRGIFIFNVETVEEAQKLTETDPAIKAGALVMELHPFYCSAALMQVVPIHNTLQKKSMTN; from the coding sequence ATGAAAAAAGCTTTACTCATCATTGCCTCCGTAGCACTAAGCCTTAATTGCGTTGCTCAAAATATTCCCGCCTCCAAACCCGTTTATGATGCTGCACTTGCTAAAAAGCTGGGTGCGGATGATTACGGCATGAAAAAGTACGTAATGGCTTTCCTGAAAGAAGGACCAACACAACTCAAAGATTCGACGGCTAATATGCAGCTGCAGATGGCGCACCTTAAAAACATTGGCCGGCTTGCCGCTGAGGGTAAGCTGGTTGTTGCCGGCCCATTTTTAGATAACCAGCCTTTAAGGGGGATTTTTATTTTTAATGTTGAAACCGTAGAAGAAGCTCAAAAACTTACTGAAACCGATCCGGCCATCAAAGCGGGAGCTTTAGTTATGGAGCTTCATCCTTTTTATTGCAGCGCGGCACTGATGCAGGTTGTGCCTATTCACAATACCCTCCAAAAGAAAAGCATGACCAATTAA
- a CDS encoding type II toxin-antitoxin system RelE/ParE family toxin, whose translation MAKAIIWNRKASDKFNSIIAYLEQEWGENVTKHFVVNTYKIIELIANYPEMGTLENKEKQIRGFVITKHNTLFYRIEEDKIILITFFDNRQNPRKKPGS comes from the coding sequence ATGGCTAAAGCAATAATCTGGAATCGCAAAGCCAGCGATAAGTTTAATTCCATTATAGCATATTTAGAACAGGAATGGGGTGAAAACGTAACAAAGCACTTCGTTGTCAATACCTACAAAATAATTGAACTCATAGCTAATTATCCCGAGATGGGGACTTTAGAAAACAAAGAAAAGCAAATACGGGGTTTTGTTATAACCAAACATAATACGTTATTCTATAGAATTGAAGAAGACAAAATAATCCTGATCACGTTTTTCGACAATAGACAAAATCCGAGAAAAAAGCCCGGCAGTTAG
- the hppD gene encoding 4-hydroxyphenylpyruvate dioxygenase yields MHTQTLDKKVSPTGGDLEGAADFLPLNGTDYVEFYVGNAKQAAHYYKSAFGFQNLAYAGPETGVRDRASYVLQQGKIRIVLTTPLHSEHPIADHVKKHGDGVKVLALWVDDAYDAFEQTIKRGAEPYQQPQTLTDENGEVRTSGIKLYGETVHMFIERKNYKGLFLPGYQKLENNYNPADTGLLYVDHCVGNVGWHKMNEWVNFYEEVLGFRNILTFDDKMISTEYSALMSKVMSNGNGYVKFPINEPAEGKKKSQIEEYLEFYEDEGVQHLALATHDIVATVTELQNRGVEFLTVPSTYYDDLIDRVGHIDEDLEPLKRLGILVDRDDEGYLLQIFTKPVEDRPTLFFEIIQRKGAKSFGAGNFKALFEAIEREQEARGNL; encoded by the coding sequence ATGCACACACAAACTTTAGATAAAAAAGTCTCCCCTACCGGGGGAGATTTAGAGGGGGCTGCTGATTTCCTCCCCCTTAATGGTACGGATTACGTTGAATTTTATGTAGGCAATGCCAAACAGGCGGCCCATTACTATAAAAGCGCATTCGGTTTTCAAAACCTGGCTTACGCCGGGCCCGAAACCGGTGTGCGCGACAGGGCATCATACGTATTACAACAAGGCAAGATCAGGATTGTGCTTACCACTCCCCTGCACTCTGAGCATCCCATTGCCGATCATGTTAAAAAACATGGCGATGGCGTAAAAGTATTAGCCCTTTGGGTTGATGACGCCTACGATGCCTTTGAGCAAACCATTAAACGAGGTGCCGAACCTTATCAGCAACCGCAAACCCTAACTGACGAAAATGGCGAGGTACGCACCAGCGGCATTAAGCTTTATGGCGAAACCGTGCATATGTTCATTGAACGTAAAAATTATAAGGGTTTGTTTTTACCGGGATATCAAAAGCTGGAAAATAATTACAATCCGGCAGATACCGGTTTGCTGTATGTTGACCATTGCGTGGGCAACGTAGGCTGGCATAAAATGAACGAATGGGTTAACTTTTATGAGGAGGTTTTAGGTTTCCGCAATATCCTCACCTTTGATGATAAAATGATCTCGACCGAGTATTCGGCTTTGATGAGCAAGGTGATGAGCAACGGGAACGGCTATGTAAAATTCCCGATCAATGAACCTGCCGAAGGTAAAAAGAAATCGCAGATTGAAGAATACCTTGAATTTTATGAGGATGAAGGTGTACAGCACCTGGCCCTTGCAACGCATGATATTGTAGCCACCGTTACCGAGCTGCAGAATCGTGGCGTTGAGTTCTTAACTGTTCCTTCAACCTATTATGATGACCTGATCGACCGCGTTGGCCATATTGATGAAGACCTTGAGCCATTAAAACGCTTAGGTATTTTGGTCGATCGCGATGACGAAGGATACCTGTTGCAGATTTTTACTAAACCTGTTGAAGACCGGCCAACCCTGTTCTTTGAAATTATTCAGCGCAAGGGTGCCAAATCATTCGGTGCCGGTAATTTTAAAGCCCTATTTGAGGCCATTGAACGTGAACAGGAAGCAAGGGGAAATCTTTGA